One genomic region from Microbacterium sediminis encodes:
- a CDS encoding class II aldolase/adducin family protein, translating to MMRADFAAERRLIADACRVLAGRGLADGILGHISLRVGEHIMLVRCRGPHERGLGYTTPDDIRLVDFEGEAAAPGELDGWSVPNELPLHAEVLRRRPAVAAVVHAHPPRVVAADLAGIRIRPLIGAFDIPGTRLAAGGVPVYARGVLVRNRTLAAEMADAMGERPLVVLRGHGITSAAAGVEQAVLQAISVDILAGLSLDVASAGGEIVDLPETDMAELPDLGTGFNTATAWRHELARLRGVVRTE from the coding sequence ATGATGCGGGCGGACTTCGCGGCGGAACGGCGGCTCATCGCGGACGCCTGCCGTGTGCTGGCGGGGCGCGGTCTCGCAGATGGCATCCTGGGGCACATCAGCCTGCGCGTGGGCGAGCACATCATGCTCGTGCGGTGCCGCGGCCCGCACGAGCGCGGCCTCGGGTACACCACGCCCGATGACATCCGGCTCGTGGACTTCGAAGGCGAGGCCGCGGCACCAGGTGAGCTCGACGGCTGGTCGGTCCCCAACGAACTGCCTCTGCACGCGGAGGTGCTGCGCCGCCGGCCGGCCGTGGCGGCAGTGGTGCACGCTCACCCGCCTCGCGTCGTGGCGGCCGATCTCGCCGGGATCCGGATCCGTCCTCTCATCGGCGCGTTCGACATCCCCGGCACGCGGCTCGCGGCCGGCGGCGTGCCCGTGTACGCGCGCGGCGTCCTCGTCCGCAACCGGACATTGGCGGCCGAGATGGCGGACGCGATGGGCGAGCGCCCGCTGGTGGTGCTGCGCGGGCACGGCATCACCAGCGCGGCCGCAGGCGTCGAGCAGGCGGTGTTGCAGGCGATCAGCGTCGACATCCTGGCGGGTCTGTCGCTCGATGTCGCGTCGGCGGGAGGAGAGATCGTCGATCTTCCCGAGACGGACATGGCCGAGCTGCCGGACCTCGGCACCGGTTTCAACACGGCCACGGCCTGGCGGCATGAGCTCGCCCGGCTGCGGGGCGTCGTCCGCACGGAATGA
- a CDS encoding IclR family transcriptional regulator — protein sequence MKKSGTVDLPASGPAPHYPIESVDNALKIIHLLGARPELRLTEVAEALGVASSTAHRLLAMLQYRGFVRQDAASKTYRAGGVLSSVSFAILQQFDVREAVRPLLRRLNEEFRETVHLATLDGAQVRFIDAIESPQAVRVASRLGRTMPANCTSSGKSMLASLSADELHRTFPGEELETLTEKSIRRLPELERALEEVRRRGYAVGDEESEHGVCSVAAAFPAGALPMRLAINVSVPASRMDDTTRARLGERLASAIDESAITAL from the coding sequence ATGAAGAAGAGTGGTACGGTCGACCTCCCGGCGAGCGGCCCCGCGCCGCATTACCCGATCGAGTCGGTCGACAACGCACTCAAGATCATCCATCTCCTCGGCGCGCGGCCCGAGCTGCGGCTGACCGAGGTGGCGGAGGCACTCGGTGTCGCATCGTCGACCGCGCACCGGCTGCTCGCGATGCTGCAGTATCGCGGGTTCGTGCGCCAGGATGCGGCGTCGAAGACCTATCGGGCCGGCGGGGTGCTCTCGAGCGTGTCGTTCGCGATCCTGCAGCAGTTCGACGTGCGCGAGGCCGTGCGCCCGCTGCTGCGTCGGCTGAACGAGGAGTTCCGCGAGACGGTGCACCTCGCGACGCTCGACGGCGCGCAGGTGCGCTTCATCGACGCCATCGAGAGCCCCCAGGCCGTGCGGGTGGCGTCGCGCCTCGGGCGGACCATGCCCGCCAACTGCACGTCGTCCGGGAAGTCGATGCTCGCGTCGCTGTCGGCCGACGAGCTGCACAGGACGTTCCCCGGTGAGGAGCTCGAGACGCTGACGGAGAAGTCGATCCGACGGCTCCCCGAGCTGGAGCGCGCCTTGGAAGAGGTCCGCCGCCGCGGGTACGCCGTGGGTGACGAGGAGAGCGAGCACGGCGTGTGCTCGGTCGCGGCCGCGTTCCCCGCCGGTGCCCTGCCGATGCGGCTCGCGATCAACGTCTCCGTCCCCGCAAGCCGCATGGACGACACCACGCGCGCCCGCCTCGGCGAGCGGCTCGCGTCGGCGATCGACGAGAGCGCCATCACGGCGCTCTGA
- a CDS encoding NAD(P)/FAD-dependent oxidoreductase, whose amino-acid sequence MTRIVIVGASVGGVKTAQGLRSGGFDGEIVVVEKEDVAHPYDKPPLSKAYLTSPDDLGAIRLIDQEDLAAIDASWRFGVAATGLDPAAKELLLEDGERLAYDALVIATGSRARTSPWGEGPGIHVLRTAADAHALRSALQPGRRLVIVGGGFIGAEVAATARKAGVDVTIVDPLPAPMSRVLNEDVGRIFLDKHAAEGVRTRFGTGVDGVERVGPELEVRLSDGERITADALLVGIGAVVNTEWLEGSGLVVDNGIVTDGRLRAIGAADVFVVGDVCRWQHEDGSGSTRLEHWTSAADQARLVAHNLLSPAEARAYVPVEYVWSDQYDWKIQVVGRTGSAESQLIGDPAHDRFAVVYSDGARVTGAVIVNWPRALIAARRAVADRGDADALVTMLTEIIAKAPAPVVS is encoded by the coding sequence ATGACCAGGATCGTCATCGTCGGCGCCTCGGTCGGCGGTGTGAAGACGGCGCAGGGTCTGCGCTCCGGAGGATTCGACGGCGAGATCGTCGTGGTCGAGAAGGAGGACGTCGCGCACCCGTACGACAAGCCGCCCCTGTCGAAGGCCTATCTCACATCGCCGGACGACCTCGGCGCGATCCGGCTGATCGATCAGGAAGACCTCGCCGCGATCGACGCGTCCTGGCGCTTCGGCGTCGCTGCGACGGGGCTCGACCCTGCGGCGAAGGAGCTGCTGCTCGAGGACGGCGAGCGGCTGGCGTACGACGCACTGGTGATCGCAACCGGATCCCGCGCGCGCACGTCGCCGTGGGGCGAGGGGCCGGGCATCCATGTGCTGCGCACGGCCGCCGACGCACACGCGCTGCGTTCCGCGCTGCAGCCGGGCCGTCGTCTCGTGATCGTGGGTGGCGGGTTCATCGGCGCGGAGGTCGCGGCGACCGCACGCAAGGCCGGCGTCGACGTGACGATCGTCGATCCGCTGCCCGCGCCGATGTCCCGCGTGCTCAACGAGGACGTCGGGCGGATCTTCCTCGACAAGCACGCCGCCGAGGGGGTCCGGACGCGTTTTGGGACGGGCGTCGACGGTGTCGAGCGCGTCGGCCCGGAGCTCGAGGTCCGCCTCTCAGATGGCGAGCGGATCACCGCTGACGCGCTGCTCGTGGGCATCGGCGCCGTCGTCAACACCGAGTGGCTCGAGGGATCCGGGCTCGTTGTCGACAACGGCATCGTCACGGACGGCCGGCTCCGCGCGATCGGCGCCGCAGACGTGTTCGTCGTCGGCGATGTCTGCCGCTGGCAGCATGAGGACGGGTCGGGCTCGACCCGCCTGGAGCACTGGACGAGCGCCGCGGATCAGGCGCGTCTCGTCGCGCACAACCTGCTCTCCCCGGCGGAGGCGCGCGCGTATGTGCCGGTCGAGTACGTCTGGAGCGACCAGTACGACTGGAAGATTCAGGTGGTTGGCCGCACGGGCTCCGCCGAATCGCAGCTGATCGGCGACCCCGCGCACGATCGCTTCGCCGTCGTGTACTCCGACGGCGCGCGCGTGACGGGCGCCGTCATCGTGAACTGGCCGCGCGCGCTCATCGCCGCCCGCCGCGCGGTGGCCGATCGAGGCGACGCGGATGCGCTCGTGACGATGCTGACGGAGATCATCGCCAAGGCGCCGGCGCCCGTCGTCTCCTGA
- a CDS encoding ferredoxin, with the protein MTAIVKADLGACQGYANCVVGASDYFDIDDDGVVVLLQTDVPDAELTRVDEAARSCPVSALKVIRG; encoded by the coding sequence ATGACCGCCATTGTGAAGGCCGACCTCGGCGCCTGCCAGGGCTACGCGAACTGCGTGGTCGGCGCCTCGGACTACTTCGACATCGACGACGACGGCGTGGTCGTGCTGCTGCAGACGGACGTCCCGGACGCGGAGCTGACGCGCGTCGATGAAGCGGCCCGCAGCTGCCCGGTGTCGGCGCTGAAGGTGATCCGGGGATGA
- a CDS encoding 3-phenylpropionate/cinnamic acid dioxygenase subunit beta translates to MTFVGAELSAESVLNRGATQARKVGPSLSFGDARHLELSRWLVEEAYMLDDQRYEDWLATIADDVHYLMPVRVTTALGAGYTTSPGMAHWDENKYSLSRRVARFLTEHAWTEDPPSRLRHYVTNVRTFETDVEGELIVDSAVLLFRSRSDTNPASILSAQREDVLRCTEDGYVLARRVIMIDESVLRTQNLAIFL, encoded by the coding sequence ATGACGTTCGTCGGAGCGGAGCTGTCCGCGGAGTCCGTGCTGAATCGGGGCGCGACGCAGGCCCGCAAGGTCGGACCGTCGCTGTCCTTCGGGGACGCGCGGCACCTCGAGCTGTCGCGCTGGCTGGTCGAGGAGGCGTACATGCTCGACGACCAGCGGTACGAGGACTGGCTCGCCACCATCGCGGACGATGTGCACTACCTCATGCCCGTGCGGGTCACGACCGCCCTCGGCGCGGGCTACACGACCTCTCCGGGCATGGCGCACTGGGACGAGAACAAGTACTCCCTGAGTCGCCGCGTAGCGCGGTTTCTCACCGAGCACGCGTGGACCGAGGATCCCCCGTCCCGCCTGCGGCACTACGTCACCAACGTGCGCACGTTCGAGACCGACGTGGAGGGCGAGCTCATCGTCGACTCCGCCGTGCTGCTGTTCCGCAGCCGCAGCGACACGAATCCCGCGTCGATCCTGTCCGCGCAGCGCGAGGACGTCCTGCGGTGCACGGAGGACGGCTACGTGCTGGCGCGACGTGTGATCATGATCGACGAGTCGGTGCTGCGCACCCAGAACCTGGCGATCTTCCTATGA
- a CDS encoding Rieske 2Fe-2S domain-containing protein, whose product MTTSPTIYDEVRNGMLPAHIYNDAEIFERERRNLFSRAWLFVGHVSEIPQPGDYVVRKVLDDSFIVVRDEKGEIRAHFNMCLHRGMQVCRAEMGNASHFRCPYHGWSYRNDGRIVGLPFHQEAYGGEEGFSRKGARLLPAPNLDTYNGLIFISMDPDAPPLKEYLGDFTFFLDYYTKQSAAGIELRGPQRWRVNANWKIGAENFAGDMYHTPQTHTSVVEIGLFREPKAEKRKDGNTYWAGNGGGTTYKLPPGTLEERLRYVGYPDDMIERMKQTWSQEQLDVIGENGFMISAASVFPNMSLVHNWPKVEDGDDVLPFISLRTWVPISECETEVYSWFAVAADAPEEFKELSYKAYLMCFGSTGMFEQDDVENWVSLTNTAKGAMARRLLLNSRMGMLKDGSPVVEPLGDDEWAGPGVAHVGYGEYNQRHLLERWVDYVEADAPEPQRPIGLGGVRLTPSAAAAAAAGDCATGDSCDAGTAAGDGAVDTEGVTA is encoded by the coding sequence ATGACGACAAGCCCCACCATCTACGACGAGGTGCGCAACGGCATGCTGCCCGCGCACATCTACAACGATGCCGAGATCTTCGAACGCGAACGCAGGAACCTCTTCAGCCGCGCGTGGCTGTTCGTCGGCCACGTGTCGGAGATTCCCCAGCCGGGCGATTACGTCGTCCGCAAGGTGCTGGACGACTCGTTCATCGTGGTGCGAGACGAGAAGGGCGAGATCCGCGCCCACTTCAACATGTGTCTGCACCGCGGCATGCAGGTGTGCCGTGCGGAGATGGGCAACGCCTCGCACTTCCGCTGCCCTTATCACGGCTGGTCCTACCGCAACGACGGCCGGATCGTGGGACTGCCGTTCCATCAGGAGGCGTACGGCGGCGAAGAGGGCTTCAGCCGCAAGGGGGCCCGCCTCCTTCCGGCGCCCAACCTCGACACGTACAACGGGTTGATCTTCATCAGCATGGATCCCGATGCCCCGCCGTTGAAGGAATACCTGGGTGACTTCACGTTCTTCCTCGACTACTACACGAAGCAGTCCGCCGCGGGCATCGAGCTGCGGGGCCCGCAACGCTGGCGCGTGAACGCCAATTGGAAGATCGGCGCCGAGAACTTCGCGGGCGACATGTACCACACGCCCCAGACGCACACGTCCGTCGTGGAGATCGGCCTGTTCCGCGAGCCGAAGGCCGAGAAGCGCAAGGACGGCAACACGTACTGGGCCGGAAACGGCGGCGGCACCACCTACAAACTGCCGCCGGGGACGCTCGAGGAGCGGCTGCGCTACGTCGGATATCCCGACGACATGATCGAGCGGATGAAGCAGACCTGGTCGCAGGAGCAGCTCGATGTGATCGGCGAGAACGGATTCATGATCTCGGCGGCATCCGTCTTCCCGAACATGAGCCTGGTGCACAACTGGCCCAAGGTGGAGGACGGCGACGATGTGCTCCCCTTCATCTCGCTGCGCACCTGGGTGCCGATCAGCGAGTGCGAGACCGAGGTCTACTCGTGGTTCGCGGTCGCGGCCGATGCGCCCGAGGAGTTCAAGGAGCTCAGCTACAAGGCGTACCTCATGTGCTTCGGCTCGACCGGCATGTTCGAGCAGGACGACGTCGAGAACTGGGTGTCGCTGACGAACACCGCCAAGGGCGCGATGGCGAGGCGCCTGCTGCTGAACAGCCGCATGGGCATGCTGAAGGACGGCAGCCCCGTCGTGGAGCCGCTCGGCGACGACGAGTGGGCGGGGCCCGGCGTCGCGCACGTCGGATACGGCGAGTACAACCAGCGCCACCTGCTCGAGCGCTGGGTCGACTACGTGGAGGCGGATGCGCCGGAGCCGCAGCGGCCGATCGGACTGGGCGGGGTGCGACTGACGCCCTCGGCGGCGGCCGCCGCCGCGGCGGGCGACTGCGCGACCGGTGATTCCTGCGACGCGGGCACCGCGGCCGGCGACGGCGCGGTGGACACGGAAGGAGTGACGGCATGA